From the genome of Nasonia vitripennis strain AsymCx chromosome 1, Nvit_psr_1.1, whole genome shotgun sequence, one region includes:
- the LOC100117132 gene encoding adenosine 3'-phospho 5'-phosphosulfate transporter 2 — MSHKKIYIGNDDQSMEVEDSKAPQKEIRLFCFDISNCSVRSQLLWCSLGIFTFYIIYGYLQELIFTLDGFRPFGWYLTLIQFGYYTVFGWVECRIRGISRRIPISTYLLLALLTLGTMGFSNSSLGYLNYPTQVIFKCCKLIPVLIGGILIQGKRYGFLDFLAAGLMCLGLILFTLADSMISPRFDLIGVAMISCALLCDALIGNIQEKTMKQHKATNTEVVLYSYSIGFVYLFAILAFTGDMSRGASFCSKHPLETYGYALLFSLSGYLGIQIVLSLVQSCGAFVAATVTTCRKAVTIIISFLFFYKPFTFQYIWSGLLVILGIYLNIYSKRSNGKNTWREICQAVSRCIKRQNRIQRRLMSNV, encoded by the exons ATGTCGCACAAGAAGATCTACATCGGGAACGATG atcAATCAATGGAAGTGGAGGATTCAAAGGCACCGCAGAAGGAAATCAGGCTGTTCTGTTTTGACATAAGCAACTGCAGTGTGAGGAGTCAATTACTTTGGTGTAGCTTGgggatattcacgttttatattaTCTATGGATATTTACAG GAATTGATATTCACTTTGGATGGATTCAGACCATTCGGATGGTACTTGACACTCATACAGTTTGGATATTACACGGTATTTGGTTGGGTCGAATGTCGTATCAGAGGTATTAGTAGAAGAATACCAATCAGCACTTATCTCCTGCTGGCTCTGTTGACCTTAGGTACTATGGGTTTCTCAAATTCATCTCTTGGTTATCTAAATTATCCAACACAG GTGATTTTCAAGTGCTGTAAGCTCATTCCAGTACTAATTGGTGGCATCCTGATTCAGGGAAAGCGCTATGGCTTCCTTGACTTCCTTGCAGCGGGTCTAATGTGTCTAGGCTTAATCCTGTTCACCCTAGCCGACAGCATGATATCACCGCGTTTCGACCTAATCGGCGTTGCAATGATTAGCTGTGCCCTTCTCTGCGACGCCCTTATTGGAAACATACAAGAGAAGACCATGAAACAGCATAAGGCTACTAATACCGAAGTCGTGCTTTACTCTTACAGCATTGGATTTGTCTATTTGTTCGCCATATTAGCGTTTACTGGTGATATGAGCAGAGGGGCATCATTTTGCAGCAAG cATCCATTGGAAACCTATGGCTATGCCCTGCTCTTCTCGTTATCGGGTTACCTGGGTATCCAAATCGTTCTCTCACTAGTGCAGTCATGCGGTGCCTTCGTTGCCGCCACTGTAACTACTTGTCGCAAGGCCGTCACCATCATCATCAGTTTCCTCTTTTTCTATAAGCCCTTCACATTTCAGTATATCTGGTCGGGACTGCTCGTCATCCTCGGGATCTACCTCAACATCTACAGCAAACGCTCCAATGGCAAAAATACTTGGCGCGAGATATGTCAAGCCGTTAGTCGTTGCATTAAGCGTCAGAATCGTATACAGAGGAGGCTCATGTCGAATGTTTAG
- the LOC100117092 gene encoding putative RNA-binding protein Luc7-like 2 isoform X1, whose amino-acid sequence MTAHDQMRAMLDQLMGTGRNGENNKFQVKYSDPKVCKSFLLACCPHEILSSTRMDLGECPQIHDLALRADFEAAQKKKDHFYDIDAMEHLQSFIADCDRRTEQAKQRLAETQEELSAEVAAKANNVHVLAEEIGKKLAKAEQLGEEGFVEESMKLMGEIDELRKKKNEAEQEYRNSMPASSYQQQKLRVCEVCSAYLGIHDNDRRLADHFGGKLHLGFIKIREKLADLAKTVEDRRKERRDVMMERDRGGSRQRSRSRERERSRSRDRARGYRDRPRDRERERDRDRERERDRDRERERRDRDRRRSRSRSRSRGKRSRRSRSGSRGRRSRSRRSGSTDRKR is encoded by the exons ATGACGGCCCACGACCAGATGCGAGCTATGCTCGACCAGCTCATGGGTACCGGTCGAAACG GTGAGAACAACAAATTTCAAGTCAAGTACTCGGATCCCAAGGTCTGCAAGAGTTTCCTGCTGGCATGCTGTCCACACGAAATACTCTCATCCACG CGCATGGACCTGGGAGAATGCCCCCAGATTCACGACTTGGCCCTGCGGGCTGACTTTGAGGCTGCACAGAAGAAGAAGGATCACTTCTATGACATTGAT GCAATGGAGCACCTGCAGAGCTTCATAGCAGACTGTGACCGCCGTACAGAGCAGGCCAAGCAGCGTCTAGCAGAGACACAGGAGGAGCTAAGTGCCGAGGTGGCTGCCAAGGCAAATAACGTGCACGTGTTGGCTGAGGAGATAGGAAAGAAACTGGCCAAAGCCGAGCAGCTGGGCGAGGAGGGTTTCGTGGAGGAGTCGATGAAGCTCATGGGTGAAATCGACGAGCTGCGCAAGAAGAAGAACGAGGCCGAGCAGGAGTACCGCAACAGCATGCCCGCATCCTCGTACCAACAGCAAAAGCTCCGTGTCTGCGAAGTCTGCAGCGCCTACCTGGGTATTCACGATAACGACCGTCGTCTGGCCGATCATTTCGGCGGAAAACTGCATCTGGGCTTCATCAAGATTCGTGAAAAGCTTGCTGATTTGGCCAAGACAGTCGAGGATCGCAGGAAGGAGCGCCGTGACGTGATGATGGAAAGAGACAGGGGTGGAAGCAGGCAGAGAAGCAGGAGCAGAGAAAGGGAAAGGAGCAGAAGTAGAGACAGGGCTAGGGGTTACAGAGACAGGCCCAGAGATAGAGAAAGGGAAAGAGATAGGGATAGGGAGAGGGAAAGGGATAGGGACAGGGAAAGGGAGCGCAGGGACAGAGATAGAAGGAGGTCCAGATCCAGAAGCCGCAGCCGAGGAAAGAG ATCGAGACGTTCGCGCAGTGGCAGTCGCGGCAGAAGGTCTCGCTCGCGTCGCAGTGGCTCCACTGACCGCAAGAGATAA
- the LOC100117092 gene encoding putative RNA-binding protein Luc7-like 2 isoform X3, with protein sequence MAFRMDLGECPQIHDLALRADFEAAQKKKDHFYDIDAMEHLQSFIADCDRRTEQAKQRLAETQEELSAEVAAKANNVHVLAEEIGKKLAKAEQLGEEGFVEESMKLMGEIDELRKKKNEAEQEYRNSMPASSYQQQKLRVCEVCSAYLGIHDNDRRLADHFGGKLHLGFIKIREKLADLAKTVEDRRKERRDVMMERDRGGSRQRSRSRERERSRSRDRARGYRDRPRDRERERDRDRERERDRDRERERRDRDRRRSRSRSRSRGKRSRRSRSGSRGRRSRSRRSGSTDRKR encoded by the exons ATGGCCTTT CGCATGGACCTGGGAGAATGCCCCCAGATTCACGACTTGGCCCTGCGGGCTGACTTTGAGGCTGCACAGAAGAAGAAGGATCACTTCTATGACATTGAT GCAATGGAGCACCTGCAGAGCTTCATAGCAGACTGTGACCGCCGTACAGAGCAGGCCAAGCAGCGTCTAGCAGAGACACAGGAGGAGCTAAGTGCCGAGGTGGCTGCCAAGGCAAATAACGTGCACGTGTTGGCTGAGGAGATAGGAAAGAAACTGGCCAAAGCCGAGCAGCTGGGCGAGGAGGGTTTCGTGGAGGAGTCGATGAAGCTCATGGGTGAAATCGACGAGCTGCGCAAGAAGAAGAACGAGGCCGAGCAGGAGTACCGCAACAGCATGCCCGCATCCTCGTACCAACAGCAAAAGCTCCGTGTCTGCGAAGTCTGCAGCGCCTACCTGGGTATTCACGATAACGACCGTCGTCTGGCCGATCATTTCGGCGGAAAACTGCATCTGGGCTTCATCAAGATTCGTGAAAAGCTTGCTGATTTGGCCAAGACAGTCGAGGATCGCAGGAAGGAGCGCCGTGACGTGATGATGGAAAGAGACAGGGGTGGAAGCAGGCAGAGAAGCAGGAGCAGAGAAAGGGAAAGGAGCAGAAGTAGAGACAGGGCTAGGGGTTACAGAGACAGGCCCAGAGATAGAGAAAGGGAAAGAGATAGGGATAGGGAGAGGGAAAGGGATAGGGACAGGGAAAGGGAGCGCAGGGACAGAGATAGAAGGAGGTCCAGATCCAGAAGCCGCAGCCGAGGAAAGAG ATCGAGACGTTCGCGCAGTGGCAGTCGCGGCAGAAGGTCTCGCTCGCGTCGCAGTGGCTCCACTGACCGCAAGAGATAA
- the LOC100117092 gene encoding putative RNA-binding protein Luc7-like 2 isoform X2, producing the protein MNICKSQRMDLGECPQIHDLALRADFEAAQKKKDHFYDIDAMEHLQSFIADCDRRTEQAKQRLAETQEELSAEVAAKANNVHVLAEEIGKKLAKAEQLGEEGFVEESMKLMGEIDELRKKKNEAEQEYRNSMPASSYQQQKLRVCEVCSAYLGIHDNDRRLADHFGGKLHLGFIKIREKLADLAKTVEDRRKERRDVMMERDRGGSRQRSRSRERERSRSRDRARGYRDRPRDRERERDRDRERERDRDRERERRDRDRRRSRSRSRSRGKRSRRSRSGSRGRRSRSRRSGSTDRKR; encoded by the exons atgaatatttGTAAATCGCAGCGCATGGACCTGGGAGAATGCCCCCAGATTCACGACTTGGCCCTGCGGGCTGACTTTGAGGCTGCACAGAAGAAGAAGGATCACTTCTATGACATTGAT GCAATGGAGCACCTGCAGAGCTTCATAGCAGACTGTGACCGCCGTACAGAGCAGGCCAAGCAGCGTCTAGCAGAGACACAGGAGGAGCTAAGTGCCGAGGTGGCTGCCAAGGCAAATAACGTGCACGTGTTGGCTGAGGAGATAGGAAAGAAACTGGCCAAAGCCGAGCAGCTGGGCGAGGAGGGTTTCGTGGAGGAGTCGATGAAGCTCATGGGTGAAATCGACGAGCTGCGCAAGAAGAAGAACGAGGCCGAGCAGGAGTACCGCAACAGCATGCCCGCATCCTCGTACCAACAGCAAAAGCTCCGTGTCTGCGAAGTCTGCAGCGCCTACCTGGGTATTCACGATAACGACCGTCGTCTGGCCGATCATTTCGGCGGAAAACTGCATCTGGGCTTCATCAAGATTCGTGAAAAGCTTGCTGATTTGGCCAAGACAGTCGAGGATCGCAGGAAGGAGCGCCGTGACGTGATGATGGAAAGAGACAGGGGTGGAAGCAGGCAGAGAAGCAGGAGCAGAGAAAGGGAAAGGAGCAGAAGTAGAGACAGGGCTAGGGGTTACAGAGACAGGCCCAGAGATAGAGAAAGGGAAAGAGATAGGGATAGGGAGAGGGAAAGGGATAGGGACAGGGAAAGGGAGCGCAGGGACAGAGATAGAAGGAGGTCCAGATCCAGAAGCCGCAGCCGAGGAAAGAG ATCGAGACGTTCGCGCAGTGGCAGTCGCGGCAGAAGGTCTCGCTCGCGTCGCAGTGGCTCCACTGACCGCAAGAGATAA